A single Limisphaerales bacterium DNA region contains:
- a CDS encoding SEL1-like repeat protein — MAAYYVQKDGGHFGPLSRDELQQYIVAGVLSVEDWAIEEGKDAWVPLGTYVQMPDGPTATVDSSITPDAPVEPGDDPNLQTAESSGRGMAVTGVVLLLMAGGAFGGWQIWGGKPTPPVNLQKEIIVSVISPEDLPQPPPPPKIEPLPTNNLPAAVAEELIFISPENLEPLQALAAGGDAEAMLDLARRHETGWGVRWDPAKAFELAERAAKANEPRARVLLAFYCVSHFGTNRVDLKRASDLEETGIENGALTQVRKMAADGDAASLTILGLRNKPRRGVHGHPRFSGNPELAYRQFRLAADQGDVQAQYWVGMMEAKGVGTGKNIERAASWIAAAAEQGQALSISLLGMMRIQQLGMPENPDEGVRLIREAAEMGMPKARYRLGYMYLKGNHLAPDIQQACIWFLLAYEGTGLARPYLEKLREEMDPADYDQALAEAAKIDETFTDPGLPAPDPNQPPKAPFIEKPTQPGVATLPPKEPPETENIPPSPSNREP, encoded by the coding sequence ATGGCTGCGTATTACGTCCAGAAAGATGGTGGGCATTTCGGCCCGCTTTCGCGTGATGAACTGCAACAGTACATCGTTGCCGGTGTGTTGTCGGTAGAGGATTGGGCGATTGAGGAAGGAAAGGATGCGTGGGTTCCATTGGGCACTTATGTGCAAATGCCGGACGGGCCAACCGCCACTGTAGACTCCTCCATTACGCCCGATGCCCCGGTTGAGCCGGGTGATGATCCCAACCTTCAAACAGCCGAATCTTCCGGCCGCGGGATGGCGGTGACGGGCGTGGTGTTGTTGTTGATGGCCGGCGGCGCGTTTGGGGGGTGGCAAATATGGGGTGGGAAACCGACTCCGCCAGTGAATTTGCAAAAGGAAATTATTGTCAGCGTGATCAGCCCCGAAGATCTTCCACAGCCTCCCCCACCGCCGAAAATCGAACCTTTGCCCACCAATAATCTTCCGGCGGCCGTTGCTGAAGAGTTGATTTTTATTTCCCCGGAAAATCTTGAGCCCCTTCAAGCCCTTGCCGCTGGCGGTGATGCGGAGGCGATGCTGGATTTGGCCCGCCGTCACGAAACGGGGTGGGGCGTGCGATGGGATCCCGCCAAAGCCTTTGAACTGGCCGAACGTGCCGCCAAGGCAAACGAACCGCGCGCGCGTGTGTTATTGGCGTTTTATTGCGTGAGTCATTTTGGAACCAATCGCGTGGATTTAAAACGCGCCTCGGATCTGGAGGAAACCGGCATTGAAAATGGCGCGTTGACGCAGGTGCGAAAAATGGCCGCCGACGGGGATGCGGCCTCACTGACCATTCTTGGTTTGCGCAACAAACCCCGCCGAGGGGTTCACGGTCACCCCCGATTTTCCGGCAATCCAGAACTTGCGTATCGGCAGTTCAGGCTGGCGGCGGATCAGGGTGATGTGCAGGCGCAATATTGGGTGGGGATGATGGAAGCAAAGGGTGTGGGCACCGGAAAAAATATCGAACGGGCCGCCAGCTGGATCGCTGCCGCTGCCGAACAGGGGCAGGCACTTAGTATTTCTCTACTTGGGATGATGCGGATTCAACAACTCGGGATGCCGGAAAATCCGGACGAAGGGGTTCGCCTCATTCGTGAAGCGGCGGAGATGGGGATGCCCAAGGCCCGCTATCGTTTGGGTTATATGTATCTCAAAGGCAACCATCTTGCTCCGGACATTCAACAAGCCTGCATTTGGTTTTTGTTGGCCTACGAAGGCACAGGTTTGGCGCGGCCTTATTTGGAAAAATTGCGTGAAGAAATGGATCCTGCTGATTACGACCAAGCCCTAGCCGAAGCTGCCAAAATAGATGAAACATTCACGGACCCGGGACTGCCCGCGCCAGATCCAAATCAACCGCCCAAAGCACCGTTTATCGAAAAGCCCACCCAGCCCGGAGTTGCCACTTTGCCGCCGAAGGAACCGCCGGAGACTGAAAATATCCCGCCCTCCCCATCGAATCGTGAGCCATAA
- a CDS encoding type II secretion system protein gives MNHRGIKMLRAFSLVEMLVVIVIIGILLAFMLPVFAKAIDKARKVGRPVDAADPSRGILGPSSVRPEDLD, from the coding sequence ATGAACCATCGAGGCATTAAAATGCTCCGCGCATTTTCACTTGTGGAAATGTTAGTGGTGATTGTGATCATCGGCATTTTGCTCGCATTCATGTTGCCGGTGTTTGCCAAGGCGATTGACAAGGCTCGAAAAGTTGGACGGCCGGTGGACGCCGCCGACCCCAGCCGGGGCATCCTCGGCCCCTCCTCGGTGCGGCCCGAGGATTTGGACTAA
- a CDS encoding sel1 repeat family protein, translating into MSHKSIYLSLILCGVACAEKEKTLEQLAEEGDPVAQYEMGRQYYYGDQGRSRDFLVAYQWFVRAAMAGGTGAQNTLGVMLQNGEGVGADLNRAREWYELAANVGHPQAQSNLGHLYAMGIGVEKNIVKAYQWFALSAEAGDSQGRKNLAIVKRFISPEELEAAKARVTEWHAQHR; encoded by the coding sequence GTGAGCCATAAATCGATTTACCTCAGCCTGATTCTGTGTGGGGTAGCCTGCGCGGAAAAGGAGAAAACGCTCGAGCAATTGGCCGAAGAGGGGGATCCAGTTGCTCAATATGAAATGGGGCGCCAGTATTATTATGGCGATCAGGGCCGGTCCCGGGATTTTTTAGTGGCATACCAGTGGTTTGTGCGTGCAGCGATGGCGGGCGGTACCGGTGCGCAAAACACACTCGGAGTGATGCTGCAAAACGGGGAGGGCGTGGGGGCAGATTTAAATCGCGCGCGGGAATGGTACGAACTCGCTGCGAACGTCGGTCACCCGCAGGCACAAAGCAACCTCGGTCATTTGTATGCGATGGGCATCGGGGTGGAAAAAAACATTGTGAAGGCGTACCAATGGTTTGCGCTTTCCGCCGAGGCGGGAGATTCACAGGGCCGAAAAAATTTGGCAATTGTGAAACGCTTTATCTCCCCGGAGGAATTGGAAGCCGCAAAAGCGCGCGTCACGGAGTGGCACGCGCAGCACCGTTGA